The window CCTGATtcgatccgtgtgtgtgtgtgtgtgtgtgtgtgtgtgtgtgtgtgtgtgtgtgttcacccaCAGATGGCTGAAGTTCGAGGAGGACGTGGAGGACGGCGGCGAGCGCTGGAGTAAACCCTACGTGGCcacgctgtcgctgcacagcctGTTCGAGCTGCGCAGCTGCATCCTCAACGGCACCGTCATGCTGGACATGAGGGCCAACAGCATCGAGGAGAtcgcaggtgggggggggcaacccGTCCCAGGATGCGTCACGCGTTcatttctgcactataaggcgcaccttcagtcAACGACCTGCAGACAAACCTGGGTGTCCGACCACAAtccgttcctgaaggctgttccaacggcgatttgttcgaattccaaatccATGTTTCCCGTTACAGATAATGTAAACGGTCTGGATCCGttcaagacgctagaaaacgaCCTTTTTACAACATAACATGTTATTTTatgatgtcatttaaatatcaaattgtatagtaaaaaaaaatgtaaaaaaaataagcaaaaacgagaaagaaataaaagaaaaacatcgactttaatcaggttagcctgaggtacgagttaccgtcgtcttttggacagaagtttacggtaccgtaactcgtaccgtaggAACCGAATTAAgggaaaaattattgaataaactaaaataaaaatcactttacCGTCACGTACCGTCaatttccaaattttgttcgacttctaagacaaaaaaaattgggaattttttggtcgaattccgatttgttcgatgtctgaAGCGTTCCAAAACCAAGGTTTTCTTGTGTGTgctccttcctttcctccctccctccctcccccccccccccccttccctccctccctcgcgTCTTGACCGGATCCAGACCATGTACATtatttgaaatgacaaacatttttttagaactCAAACAAACCTCTGTTGCCTTCAGGAACGCCTTTTGGTCGGAAGCCAACCACAATTCGCCTTTATAATCCCAACAAGTGTCCCTCTGCCCCCTCCAGACATGGTGATCGACAGCATGGTGGCGTCCGGCCAGCTGAGGGAGGGGCTGAGGGAGAAGGTGCGCGAGGCGATGCTGAAGAAGCATCACCACCAGAACGAGAGGAAGCTCAGCAACCGCATCCCTCTGGTGCGCTCCTTTGCTGACATAGGCAAGAAACATTCTGACCCACTGTTGCTTGAACGGAACGGTGAGCCCCCCCCTTtccctcctctgccccccccccccccctctgcacACTCGCATTTCTGTTGTTCCTCCACATTTTCCCACCCATAAAAACAACGACACAAATATTCCACTCCGCGGtcggtgacaggaagtgaacgacccggacaggaaggaggaagagaaatcTGGGTAGCGACTGGGGTTGTGTGTGATTTTACATGACTgggcatgccccccccccacctcctcctcacccccccccccccattaagaTTTGTGCTTCCGGTTTGCGGGGCTTCATTTCCATTCCACCAGGTGCGAACgtgagacgtgtgtgtgctggtttGTGTATCTGCCACCTTAACGCTTGACCCGAGTCCTCCTGGATctggcgtggggggggggggcttctgcGTCCTGATTGGTCGAATCTTCCAGCATCATCCTTGAGTGTGTCCATGCTTTATTTGTTTCCTCTAACACCTCCTGCTTgcggctgctcctcctcctgatacCATCTCTGTGACGGAGCTCGACTTCATGTGTTTCTCCTCTTCTGCTCCATcccttcctccttttctcccccccctccttttcctttcctttcctttttttttttttgtctttgtctcctcTGTTAGGAGAGGGCCTGTCCTCTTCGCGTCTCTCTCTCCACAAGCCGGGGGCGTCCTCGTCCGTCTCCAACCTCCCCCAGAGACAAGAATCCAGAGTCTCAGTCCTGCTCAACCAGCTCCTGCCCTCCTCCAACAACCACGGGCCGCCCCCCGACCCCTCCTGCCTCGGCACCCCACAGAATAGCCCCCGCTTCTCCAGCAAAAACCTAGGCCCAGAAATCCCCGAGGTGGTCGTGTCTCCCCCGGAAGACGACGACCCGGCGAGCGCGGCGGAGGAGCCGGCGGCGTCCCGGCGGGGCCTCGAGCCGATGCCCCTAGAAGGCAAATATCTGTGTAGCCTCCGAGTGTGAGTCACGGCGTGAACAGAGAACACTAGCACTAGCATGACGGCGCATCCCATAGTAACCCACCTCACCGCCGGGCCGAGACGCTTCCCACTCTGtctttacccacaatgctcctcttcctcatcctggtTTCTGTCCGCTCCAGCGCCGTGTGTCTCCGTCTGcatccctccacctcctccttctttgTTTACGTCTCCTTCTATCCTcctcgcccccccacccccacctcaccctcacccccccccccccagtcctgcTTCACACTTCCTACATTGTTGTTGCATGGCAGCTTTCCAGAGTCTCTTTTTTTGGCCCGTAAACTTttactgcctttttttttattttaacaccaTCCTCCTCATTTCAGTCCAAACAAATCAAGGTTTTTTATCAACTTTCCAGCgttgttcactttttttttttggggtgggggggtgaccgTTATTTCATATAAAAACCACTTTAAAGCAGCAGATTGCAGACGTTTAAAAACCACCCAGGGAGGTGTTCACCTCTTCCTGTGTGGGGCTGATCTGCTTCCAGGACACCGCCACAATAAAAGTCTGCCGCCGGTGCGTTCAAGTGCAGCAGAAACGGGTCGTAAAGTTCACGTTTGTGTCCGGCGGGGCGTCATCAGAGAGGAGCGTCAGCTAAAATTTAAAGCGGTTCAGAAATTCTGATTCATTTTATCCCTGGATGACCACCCCCTCGTCCCCCCCCCAGGTATAAATAATGCATCGCTGCATCATTTGGCGccagcctcttcctcctcatcaatTCCTTAGCAGAAATATTCTTTTACctgacggaggggggggggagcgcAGGCAGCTCGGCTAAATATAAGCCTGAACTTGTttggcggggggcggggggtttgTGGCGTTTGTACCAGCCTGTTAGCGCTGACTGGGACGCGGTGTTCCTCCCCACCAGCCTGACAGTTTATTCTTAGTGTGAGCGGCTCCGGCTCCAGGGATGGCTCCGCTTCAAAGTACGGGCGACTAGAACCAGAGATCGCTCCTGATAGGTCGggcagggggggcggggggcggtcTTATTATAGCTGGGGAGCGTCTGTAATTACACACCCTTCAAGGAAAACACACAGTGGTTCCTCTAAGTGTCCCCGGGTCTGACACCAGTTCACAGCTCCAACTGGAAACCAGTGGAGGTGACGACGAGGTTCTAACCATGGACAGTAGAACCTGCAGTAGAACctgcagtagaacctacagtagaacctgcagtagaacctacagtagaacctgcagtagaacctacagtagaacctacagtagaacctgcagTAGAACctgcagtagaacctacagtagaacctgcagcagaacctacagtagaacctgcagtagaacctacagtagaacctgcagTAGAACCTGCAGTAGAACctgcagtagaacctacagtagaacctgcagcagaacctacagtagaacctgcagtagaacctacagtagaacctgcagtagaacctacagtagaacctggagatacgagtaaacaatgataaagattgtaaaacgcaaaagtcacgagaacacaccagctacgtctttactccaccaacgagaacaagatccggtctcactgatgtcgtatccatccgccaactcgtggtaaagaacgagatgcggtctcactgatgtcgtatccgcccgccaacacgtggtaaagaacgagatgcggtctcactgatgtatccatccaccaacacgtggtaaagaacgagatgcggtctcactgatgtcgtatccatccgccaacacgtggtaaagaacgagatgcggtctcactgatgtcgtatccatccgccaacacgtggtaaagaacaagatgcggtctcactgatgtcgtatccatccgccaacacgtggtaaagaacgagatgcggtctcactgatgtatccatcctgAACCACGACTTCTATCTTGGATTTTCTCGTGCATGTCGACGACTCTTGCCTCAAACGACTCGTGTCTCGGGGTTCGACTGTATAGGATGGCGGTAATGACTGGTGGGTCAGGAGCAGGAACACGCATGTTCATCCACATATGAACCCAGTGCTAACTGCCCCACATCAGAGTCTGTAAACCTCCTTAGCTCatggcgggggggtgggggccaTTCCAGGGCTTAGCCATGCTGAATGAAGAGCGTTGGCGAACGCGACATGAGCTAATCCCTCCCTTATTCCAAGAGGCTTTGTTGGGTATGTGAGCAATCACGCTCCCGTTCAGCTACCCAGCATCCCCTGGGGCGTCCCCCCGCTCTGGGGTAGAGTTCAAGGGTACGGATCACTCGTTTTTTAATTCGACGTCGgaatttattgctttttttaaaccGCGAAGGGGAAATGAGGATGGTGTTGATGACCGGGGATCCGTTCCTCCATGATGCCCAAAGGATGGCGCTGGCGTTCAGCGATCCTTTGGCCGCCTCATCTCATCTCCTGCTCTCATGTGGCCTGGAGTGCTAGCGTTTCCTGTGAGTCAGTAAAGGCGACGTAACGGAACGTCCACTACTTtgaactcctcaccttttagcCCCGAGCCGACACCAACACACGACGCTACCGCCAGAGCGACGGGCGCGTCTGTTCATCCAACATTTGATCTCGATCGCTTGCGTGCGGCGAAATTAAATCGCCGTCGGTCACGCGTGAGGAAACCTCGAACATCTTGAGTCAGATCTGAAAATTAAATCGGAAACGAGAGACGAATGACGAACTCACAAACCACACGGCGATTCTCCGCCAGCCGTTGCGTAACGTCCATCTCTGTTTCACCTCTGCTGCCCTTCCCTTCTCTCCctgtcctccccccccccaccccaccccagccACCCCAGGACCACTGGTGTCCCCGACCTCTCTCCCAAATAATCTGGATGGCAGCAAGGCGATGGAGAGGAGGCCGTCCAAAGTAGGGGTCAGTAGAGAAGGCAGCAGTGTGGACTTCAGCAAGGTAACCCAACCCGAGTACTGAGCACAGAACCcgtgcccctggtggtcttTCTGCCTCTCTTTCCAGTTGGGGGACTTTCTTTGACTGGGGGTTCAAATCTGCCTCTCGGCCTGTTTTCTGGGCGCAGCTAGAAGCGTCTGTGGTTCCATCAATTCGACCTTATAAAGTTTCTACATCCATATAAGGGCGGTGTAATATAAGGGGCGGAGTTAAGTCAAAAGAAGGGATAGGGGTGCAACGACCGATCTCTGCTCAGTACTTCCTAACGCTGCTAACTTCTGATCGTAACCCCTAACAACCCTCGAGCCTTCCTCCTTGCCCTCCTCTTCGTCTCTTCGCCCAGCTGACTCGACTggcgtctgattggttgtttctgTTGCCTTCAGGTGGACATGAACTTCATGAAGAAGATCCCACCAGGAGCGGAAGCTTCCAACGTCCTGGTGGGGGAGGTGGACTTCCTGGAGAAGCCCATCATCGCGTTTGTGCGACTGTCGCCCGCGGTCCTCATCACGGGACTGACGGAGGTACCGGTGCCCACGAGGTACAGTCAGCAAAAACAAACGACCCTCTCAGGTCAGACGGAGGCGATCCGGTTCCAGTCCTTCATCGTTCGTCTTCTTCACAGGTTTCTCTTCCTGCTTCTGGGGCCACACGGCAAAGGACCCCAATACCACGAGATCGGCCGATCCATGGCGACGCTGATGACGGATGAGGTGAGAGGAGCTGGCGTTTGATTGGGcgtgctgccccctgctggcacaCCAGAGGGTTTACTGCATTGAGAACCTCACGAGAACCACACTCGCGCAGATCTTCCACGACGTGGCGTACAAGGCCAAAGACCGGACCGACATCCTGTCTGGCATCGACGAGTTCCTCGACCAGGTGACCGTCCTGCCCCCCGGTGAGTGGGACCCCACCATCCGGATCGAGCCCCCCAAGAACGTCCCGTCTCAGGTGAGTCGGTGAATTTGACATCGCCCCACCTTGTGGCGGCAGCGTGACACGAAGTGATTCAACGTTACTGTGTTATATTTAagcgacctttgacctgcagctCAAGAGGAAGACGCCGTCGCAGCCCAATGGGACGGCGCCCCCTGCAGGAGACctggacaaggaggaggagcatCAGACGGGCCCCGAGCTGCAGCGGACCGGCAGGTGAGGTCACGTCGACAGGAAGTGTTTATCACAGGTCACCACCTGcgtttttttttgggttttttaaatgCTAACGGTTTTTAGCGGAGCCTGACATTCCTGGAGCGCAGCTGTTAGCCAGGACGATGTGTTTATGCGACGCCCCCATGAACGCGTCGCACCCGAACGCATCAGCAGGGAGGCTCTGTATTATTTAGACAGTCTCCGGTTCGCCGCTACTATAAAAGGCTCCGGCGGCGAGGGACGAGGAGAGGCAGGAGGGAGGTTATGGGGgggtaaatgtaactactccttaatgttaaataacatgaaatatcttttatgctctggagggccacataaaatcatatggagggccacatgtggccccagGGCCGTGAGTTTGCCACTTGTGCTCTAAACCTTCAGGAACAGAATGTAAAACCATTTCAGGGgtaaaaaaaaggtcaaagctTAAATTTCCCGACGGCCCCTGAACGTGTCGTGTCCCAGGATCTTCGGGGGGCTGATGCGGGACCTGAGGAGGAAGCTCCCGTTCTACTGGAGCGACATCAGGGACGCGCTCAGCCTCCAGTGTCTGgcctccatcctcttcctctactGCGCCTGCATGTCGCCCGTCATCACGTTCGGGGGGCTCCTGGGGGAGGCCACCAAGGGCAACATCGTGAgtccacccccacctcccctaaTCTCACTTTGGCGGTGAAAACTCCTCCTTTTCATCGGCCCCTCCCCTTGTCTCTCGTCTGTGCAGAGCGCCATCGAGTCCCTCTTTGGGGCGTCGCTGACGGGCGTGGCCTACTCCCTCTTCGCGGGGCAGCCCCTCACCATCCTGGGGAGCACCGGCCCCGTCCTGGTGTTCGAGAAGATCCTCTTCAAGTTCTGCATGTCAGTCCAGTCGACTTTTCGTCCGTCggtgttcctcctcctcttaacTCCCTgtccccgcccccctccctcagtgaCTACGAGCTGTCCTACCTGTCGCTGCGCACCAGCATCGGCCTGTGGACGGCCTTCCTGTGCCTGTTGCTCGTGGCGACGGACGCCAGCGCGCTGGTGTGCTACATCACGCGCTTCACCGAGGAGGCCTTCGCCGCGCTCAtctgcatcatcttcatctACGAGGCGCTGGAGAAGCTGGTCCACCTGGGGGAGCTCTACCCGGTCAACTCCCACAACGAGCTGGACAACCTCACCATGTACTCGTGAGtgtgccccccgcccccctcacgAGTACCCGCCGACTCTTCGTTCGATCGAAGCGCCCTCGCTTAGCGTTTTTCCTCCTCCCGTCCTCCAGGTGTCGCTGCGCCCCCCCGGTCAACGCCACTGAAGCGCAGGTGCAGGTCTGGAACCGGACTGGGTACACCCCCGACTCCATCCCCTGGGGCGACCTCAACGTGTCGGTGCGAGGGGAACACACTCCGCTAAACGCCGCCGCTCGCGTCCGATCGTACGTACGTACGTTCTGCTaatctctgccccccccccgtttgcTCCAGACCTGCAAGGCGCTCGGCGGCGACTTCGTGGGCCCCGCCTGCGGACACCACGGCCCCTTCATCCCTGACGTCCTCTTCTGGTCCgtcatcctcttcttcaccaCCTTCTTCCTGTCGTCCTTCCTCAAGCAGTTCAAGACGGAGCGCTACTTCCCCACCAAGGTGAGGcgcacttcctgtttacttcctgttttttctcGCGGCTCCTCCCACGCTAATGCCTTTTAGCCGTCGTCTCCCAGGTGCGCTCCACCATCAGCGACTTCGCcgtcttcatcaccatcatgatCATGGTGCTGGTGGACTACCTGATGGGGATCCCCTCCCCCAAGCTGAGGGTCCCGGACCGCTTCGAGGTGGGCGTCGGCTTCgccacatgatgatgatgatgatgatgatgatgatataagGTGATTATTAACCCTTTTCCCTCCGCAGCCGACCTCCAACAACCGGGGGTGGGTGATCGACCCGCTGGGGGGGAACCCCTGGTGGACGCTCCTGGTGACGGCGCTCCCCGCCCTCCTGTGCACCATCCTGATCTTCATGGACCAGCAGATCACCGCCGTCATCATCAACAGGAAGGAGCACAAGCTGAAGAAGGGGTGTGGCTACCACCTGGACCTGCTGGTGGTGTCCATCATGCTGGGGGTGTGCTCCGTCATGGGGCTGCCGTGGTTCGTGGCGGCGACCGTCCTCTCCATCTCGCACGTCAACAGCCTGAAGGTGGAGTCGGGCTGCTCGGCGCCGGGGGAGCAGCCCAAGTTCCTGGGCATCCGGGAGCAGCGCGTGACGGGGTTCATGATCTTCGTCCTCATGGGGTGCtccgtcttcatgacctcggcGCTCAAGTTCATCCCCATGCCGGTGCTGTACGGGGTCTTCCTCTACATGGGGGTGTCCTCGCTCAAAGGCATCCAGGTCAGGATCCAGAACCCTTTAAAGCTCCGCTTCATAGCCTCTGGGTGTCAAATATATagataaatgtatataaaatataaatatatataatatgaaaaatataaaaatatataaaatatatattataaatatataaaaataaaatatgaaaacaattttaagatataaaaataaattgataataaaatataaaatgtgctgaatataaaataaaattttacaatATTAAAGGACAAccctttttatattttaactttttatatTTAACCTGAACCCTTTGAAAGCTCCGAAAATCGcagttataaataaatatatataatataatataaatataaaatttttaaaaaatatatgtaaaataaaattatataaaagcCCCCCAATCCCTCCACTTTCTGGTTTACTtacttcctgcccccccccccagttcttCGACAGGATCAAGCTGTTCGGCATGCCGGCCAAACACCAGCCCGACCTGATCTACCTGCGCTACGTGCCGCTGTGGAAGGTCCACGTCTTCACGCTGGTGCAGCTCACCTGCCTGGTGCTGCTGTGGGTCATCAAGGCCTCGGCCGCCGCCGTCGTCTTCCCCATGATGGTAGGAGCCCCACCCCGCTCTTTCGCCATGCGCCGCTGCCTCGTGGCGAGGGGGGGGGTAACGGTTCCCCCTGTCCCCCAGGTCCTGGCGCTGGTGTTCGTCCGGAAGCTGCTGGACCTGTTCTTCAGCAAGAGGGAGCTGAGCTGGCTGGACGACCTGATGCCCgagagcaagaagaagaaggaggacgacaagaagaagaaggagcagGAGAAGCTGGTGGGTCCATCGCCGttaccccccagccccccaggaGGGGCACAGCGGATCTGACTTCGTGTTTTAAAACCacgtttatttttatttagttgttttgtattttaagagCTTCAGTTCTTTCTCTTGTCGTGTGAAATCAGGATTTAATTGAATGagatttttgtaaaaaatgaaaattgtcctcttcctcctcaggaggcggagtctgggctggaggaggaggaggagctggagctgaaggtCGGCTACGACGACTCCAACCGTCTGAACGTCCCGGTGAAGGAGCTGTCAGGGAGGTGAGCGCCGCCGCCACCGCGTTCGCCAAGCGTAGCCCCTCGTCCTGGTCGCCGTGACGACGCGTCCAGAGAGGAGCAACTCGCCACGTTCTCTCCGGAGGCGTGTTTGCAGCTTCTTCCTGTACGCTAAGTCGCTGTTTCCTGTACGCTGAGTCGCTGTTTCCTGCTGGTCAGTGTGTGTTGTTATGTCCAAACAGATCCTACAGAATAGGACTAGTGACCCACGGCCCCCCCCCGAAGACCAGGTAGCGGGGTGGTGTGTCCCACgctaaacctctaaccccgcCCCCACGGCCATTAAACGCAGACACACACCGGCCTaacacgcgtgtgtgtgcgtgagtttgtgtgtgtgttggttttttttacctgaaactGACTCTGTTTGTCTGCTGACTCTGCTAAACGTTAGCGTGTCgctagcatgtgtgtgtgtgtgtgtgtgtgtgtgtgtgtgtgcgcgcacgcgtgCATGTTGGCATGTCGTTCTGGTAGTTTCGTGTCTGACATAAAAGGGGAAAATtgtttggtcacatgaccaaaatTGTATATCATTGGTCTCCATGGCTCCGCCCCTTTTTGGAATGAGATCAGTCAGCGTTTTTAAGTGTTTTGCAGCTGAAGGTTGTTTCTTCTCTGGTTTTGCACCTTCGGCTGTTTTAAGCATCTAATTAATTCGTTGACACGCCcaatatgacatcatcaacagctgattaaatattctttttcctcttcctcctcctcctcctcctcgccacGGAGCAGCCAGGAGAAGGTGGCGTGCGTTCGAGTCGACGTCAGCGCCGACACGCCGGGACGAGGCTCCGCCTCCGCCGAGACTTTCCTGTgacagggacacgccccctccatcaccccccacagccccgccccccactcAACACTTCACCCCAAGTGTCAAAAGGGGTCAGAGGTCCGGAGAagccccacccacccccccctcgTCTGAACGGCTGCCattgtgaccccccccctctctttttttatttgtttgtttgtttgttgatgcCAAAGGGGGGGGTCTCACCAGTGGAGGGGGGTTTTAATCCGTTTTTTTAGCTACGCTGTTTTAGACTGAACCGGTTCGggccagtcacatgaccaccagcctcaacaaccaatcagattcaAGCCAATCCAGTACTGTTGGCGTCAGCTGACCCGAAGCGGGGGCTAAAACTACTGCACACGCCTCTCAGTGTTCGCTGCTTGCCGATTGGTTCACCGTCACAGGAAGTCGACGCCCTTCCTGCCGTGACGAGTCTGTACTGTACAGGAAGCACtttgccccgcccccccatctcatgccccgcccccccccatgTCATCATGGAGCTGGAGCTGTCAGGAAACGTCTGACGCGGTCCCGCCGTGGTCACATGATCTGTCATCGCCGCCCGTTTACTCAGATAACAgcagtggccccgcccccctccctcgccGCCACGCCCGTTCTTATACCGTCTGTTGTCGTCGgttgtcgtgtgtgtgtgacgtcttCTGAAAAGTACTTCTACAGTTATCGTGAGACCATATTCTATTCTAAACGATAGACCCCGCCTCCCCTACACGGTcgactccgccccctcccgATAAGCTAACGTGCGCATCACgattttttgtgtttccgtCTTTTGCAGCTGTTGTGACTCCACGGAGAGTAGCTTACGTGCCTTGTGTGTGAGTCTTGTACCGATCAtttgcacgcacacgcacacacacacacgcacacacgcacgcacacacacacacacacacacagggtgtggCACCTGAACGCCAAAGACTGATCCGGAGCGCGGCTCGTTCTCAGTTTGTCGTTGTCGTTCCGCGTCTTGTGTGAACGTCGTAACTCGGATCGATgtaccccccccgccccacccctccctccctacctccaacccccccccccacttagaaacatgtgtgtgttacttaATGCCGGTGACGCTGTAGTTTCTCCTCACAGGAGGCGGCTATATCCTCCCAGAAGTGTTCATATTAAACGTTGGTTCTTCTGATCggtggataaataaataaattagtttaAATAAATCGTTTTTTTTACacgtctggaggaggatgatgatgatgaactgtCAGGATGAAGATGTGGAGGTTCTACCCGcactatgacatcacagcgaGCCTCCGCGTGTCCTGATGACGACGCAAAGCAATAAAAAGAAGCGACTCGGTGGTGATTTCCTGTTGTTCCCGTCTTCTACTTGTTcataattcaaactttttttttttttggtgtcgtTTTCATACAAAAGATTTGCTGCTTTTGTGTTCTATTTGAAACCGTTTGTACTCGATGTTCTTGAAGGTCCAGTATTCCTCACCACTTTGTTTTTGCacaaaacataagaaaaaacCAGATGATTAAAACCTAAAATGATGATGAATCTCTTGTGGTCTCGCTCCTGTTTTAGCCCCTCCCACTCAGCCTGTCCAATGAGAGTCAACCAGGAAACGTCGGtgcataaattatatttaatactTCTCAAGTTGAACTTGAGTCTTTTTACATGATGGTGTTAGTTTGATCTGAACAGTCGAGACTGAAGACCTGAAGGTGTCATTCAGCTTCTGGCCACAGGGGGGCAGCAGAGACGCCCTCATTTACTGCAGTACAAAAGGTTTCTCATCTGACCTGATTGAACAGACAGGCGTTGCCATGGATACATCCTGGAGGATAAATGGCCGATCAATTGGTTTGGTCTGAGAGGCGTCgactagaaccccccccccccacctgcaaACTCCCCAGGCCTCAGATCGACTTTTCAAACTATTAAATCCTCTTGAAGTCGAGGAATCGATCGATTAAATGTCGGTTGAAACCGCTGGCGCTCCTCCCAGACACGACTAATCGCTCAGGAGAGCAGGAGCGCCGCGGTAGCCCTTTACAAAAAACGTCTTTTTATTTGGATACGACTAGCATGACGATAAAACTCCACGATGACATCATACGCGTTAATATTCACCACGTTAAAAACAAGTGCTGTAATCATCTTCCTTTATAATCGATTAACCGATCTCCGTCCTGATTGGCCGGTCTTCTCCTGTTGTTCTGGCTCAGCGTCTTGATATGTGTTTTCATCCCTCCGTCGCCGCGGCGACCTGTCCGGACGCTCAGTTGGCGGCGTTCTGCGGTCCCTCCGGGATGAGCGACATGAAGAAGGTGACGATGAAGGACCAGGTGGACGACAAGAAGCCGGCCTGGGGGGCGCTGTTGGCATCCTCCGCCCCTTCCTCCCCGCTGTCGCCGTCGTCATCGGAGGCGTCGTCCAGCCCATCCTGGGGgggaggagacaaaaaaaatggaatgagACCCGTTTCGTCTGGTCGCGTTGAAGGCGCCGCCTCTGCTCACCATTTCTTGCGCGTCCTGATTGGGCGGCTCtacctccgcctcctcctgattggctgcgtcTCCAGGAAGTTGAGGTTCGTTCTCCAGGTTGAAGGGAAACCAGCCGGCCTGATGCCTGTGGGCGGAGACAAAAACGGCGCCCGACTCGTTTTCCTTTATCAGCGGTTTCAGACGTTTattgtgatcatgtgaccggccctgaagccccgcccactcacaGGTAGAGCACCAGCATCGCCATGGTCACCATGACGAAGCGGCTGAAGGAGGAGTAGAAGTA of the Antennarius striatus isolate MH-2024 chromosome 14, ASM4005453v1, whole genome shotgun sequence genome contains:
- the LOC137607346 gene encoding sodium bicarbonate cotransporter 3-like isoform X4; translation: MEESSEQMRPLLRTGLEEEALVDHGKSSFTTHTNYEKEDLESHRAVYVGVHVPLGRESKRRHRHRGHRHHRKRRERDSEEGKEDGRESPTYDTPSQRVQFILGTEDDDLEHVPHDLFTELDELSFRDGSATEWKETARWLKFEEDVEDGGERWSKPYVATLSLHSLFELRSCILNGTVMLDMRANSIEEIADMVIDSMVASGQLREGLREKVREAMLKKHHHQNERKLSNRIPLVRSFADIGEGLSSSRLSLHKPGASSSVSNLPQRQESRVSVLLNQLLPSSNNHGPPPDPSCLGTPQNSPRFSSKNLGPEIPEVVVSPPEDDDPASAAEEPAASRRGLEPMPLEATPGPLVSPTSLPNNLDGSKAMERRPSKVGVSREGSSVDFSKVDMNFMKKIPPGAEASNVLVGEVDFLEKPIIAFVRLSPAVLITGLTEVPVPTRFLFLLLGPHGKGPQYHEIGRSMATLMTDEIFHDVAYKAKDRTDILSGIDEFLDQVTVLPPGEWDPTIRIEPPKNVPSQLKRKTPSQPNGTAPPAGDLDKEEEHQTGPELQRTGRIFGGLMRDLRRKLPFYWSDIRDALSLQCLASILFLYCACMSPVITFGGLLGEATKGNISAIESLFGASLTGVAYSLFAGQPLTILGSTGPVLVFEKILFKFCIDYELSYLSLRTSIGLWTAFLCLLLVATDASALVCYITRFTEEAFAALICIIFIYEALEKLVHLGELYPVNSHNELDNLTMYSCRCAPPVNATEAQVQVWNRTGYTPDSIPWGDLNVSTCKALGGDFVGPACGHHGPFIPDVLFWSVILFFTTFFLSSFLKQFKTERYFPTKVRSTISDFAVFITIMIMVLVDYLMGIPSPKLRVPDRFEPTSNNRGWVIDPLGGNPWWTLLVTALPALLCTILIFMDQQITAVIINRKEHKLKKGCGYHLDLLVVSIMLGVCSVMGLPWFVAATVLSISHVNSLKVESGCSAPGEQPKFLGIREQRVTGFMIFVLMGCSVFMTSALKFIPMPVLYGVFLYMGVSSLKGIQFFDRIKLFGMPAKHQPDLIYLRYVPLWKVHVFTLVQLTCLVLLWVIKASAAAVVFPMMVLALVFVRKLLDLFFSKRELSWLDDLMPESKKKKEDDKKKKEQEKLEAESGLEEEEELELKVGYDDSNRLNVPVKELSGRSYRIGLVTHGPPPKTSQEKVACVRVDVSADTPGRGSASAETFL
- the LOC137607346 gene encoding sodium bicarbonate cotransporter 3-like isoform X5, which encodes MEESSEQMRPLLRTGLEEEALVDHGKSSFTTHTNYEKEDLESHRAVYVGVHVPLGRESKRRHRHRGHRHHRKRRERDSEEGKEDGRESPTYDTPSQRVQFILGTEDDDLEHVPHDLFTELDELSFRDGSATEWKETARWLKFEEDVEDGGERWSKPYVATLSLHSLFELRSCILNGTVMLDMRANSIEEIADMVIDSMVASGQLREGLREKVREAMLKKHHHQNERKLSNRIPLVRSFADIGKKHSDPLLLERNGEGLSSSRLSLHKPGASSSVSNLPQRQESRVSVLLNQLLPSSNNHGPPPDPSCLGTPQNSPRFSSKNLGPEIPEVVVSPPEDDDPASAAEEPAASRRGLEPMPLEATPGPLVSPTSLPNNLDGSKAMERRPSKVGVSREGSSVDFSKVDMNFMKKIPPGAEASNVLVGEVDFLEKPIIAFVRLSPAVLITGLTEVPVPTRFLFLLLGPHGKGPQYHEIGRSMATLMTDEIFHDVAYKAKDRTDILSGIDEFLDQVTVLPPGEWDPTIRIEPPKNVPSQLKRKTPSQPNGTAPPAGDLDKEEEHQTGPELQRTGRIFGGLMRDLRRKLPFYWSDIRDALSLQCLASILFLYCACMSPVITFGGLLGEATKGNISAIESLFGASLTGVAYSLFAGQPLTILGSTGPVLVFEKILFKFCIDYELSYLSLRTSIGLWTAFLCLLLVATDASALVCYITRFTEEAFAALICIIFIYEALEKLVHLGELYPVNSHNELDNLTMYSCRCAPPVNATEAQVQVWNRTGYTPDSIPWGDLNVSTCKALGGDFVGPACGHHGPFIPDVLFWSVILFFTTFFLSSFLKQFKTERYFPTKVRSTISDFAVFITIMIMVLVDYLMGIPSPKLRVPDRFEPTSNNRGWVIDPLGGNPWWTLLVTALPALLCTILIFMDQQITAVIINRKEHKLKKGCGYHLDLLVVSIMLGVCSVMGLPWFVAATVLSISHVNSLKVESGCSAPGEQPKFLGIREQRVTGFMIFVLMGCSVFMTSALKFIPMPVLYGVFLYMGVSSLKGIQFFDRIKLFGMPAKHQPDLIYLRYVPLWKVHVFTLVQLTCLVLLWVIKASAAAVVFPMMVLALVFVRKLLDLFFSKRELSWLDDLMPESKKKKEDDKKKKEQEKLEAESGLEEEEELELKVGYDDSNRLNVPVKELSGSQEKVACVRVDVSADTPGRGSASAETFL